The Algoriphagus sp. TR-M9 genome has a window encoding:
- a CDS encoding response regulator produces the protein MSDVNFLLIDDDPDDREFFEMALKKVPFSINYATASNGICGLDLLTDQDEKPHYIFLDLNMPMLSGKECLSKIRKLQGYKDVPIIIFSTSSFRGDIEDCKKLGASHFFTKVTSISQLSETITKLISGVEMPYVLN, from the coding sequence ATGTCTGACGTAAATTTCCTTCTTATTGATGATGATCCAGATGATAGGGAATTCTTCGAAATGGCCTTGAAAAAAGTTCCTTTTTCGATTAACTATGCCACCGCATCGAATGGGATTTGTGGATTGGATCTATTAACAGATCAAGACGAAAAGCCACACTACATTTTTTTGGATCTCAATATGCCAATGCTTTCTGGAAAGGAATGTTTGTCAAAAATCCGGAAGCTACAAGGCTATAAGGATGTTCCTATAATTATATTCTCCACCTCCTCTTTTCGGGGAGATATAGAGGATTGCAAAAAGCTGGGGGCTTCACATTTCTTTACTAAGGTGACGAGTATTAGCCAGCTAAGCGAAACAATTACTAAATTGATTTCGGGCGTGGAAATGCCATACGTTTTGAATTGA
- a CDS encoding sensor histidine kinase, with protein sequence MRSNETKRTLLDDVRFQRMIEEVEDYAIILLDTEGNIRNWNRGAEKIKGYREDEILGRNFSIFYPAQDRKDRLPFRLIAEASANGRADHEGWRLRKDGSTFWAYVVITALHDEQGDIIGFTKVTRDLTERKLAEEQKDRDAKSIALQNKQLEEFAYVTSHDLQEPIRKIRAFIDLARQDMDNRESLEYYLEKIDSSAERMIQLIKDILAFSRLSPDQSQYAQVDLNQVVKDVLAEYEMVISEKNAKIQVDTLPEIQGIYLHLQQLFRNLISNALKFNKDCPKVTISFQDTAKFSSKFPDNGYLINVSDNGIGFDQKYAEQAFQPFKRLTSGFPGSGIGLALCKKIVVDHGGSITVQSEPGKGTTFNIYFPKIK encoded by the coding sequence ATGCGAAGCAATGAAACTAAACGAACCCTGCTGGATGACGTTCGCTTTCAGCGAATGATTGAAGAAGTGGAGGATTATGCCATCATTTTACTAGATACGGAAGGTAATATCCGCAATTGGAACAGGGGAGCAGAAAAGATCAAAGGTTATAGGGAAGACGAAATCCTGGGTAGAAATTTCAGTATTTTTTATCCAGCGCAAGACAGAAAAGATAGACTTCCGTTTAGACTGATAGCCGAAGCCAGCGCCAACGGGAGAGCTGACCATGAGGGTTGGAGACTTCGAAAAGACGGCAGCACATTTTGGGCTTATGTGGTAATCACTGCACTGCATGATGAGCAGGGAGATATCATAGGTTTCACCAAAGTAACCCGAGACCTCACGGAAAGGAAGCTTGCAGAAGAACAAAAAGACCGGGATGCCAAAAGCATTGCACTACAGAATAAGCAGCTTGAAGAATTTGCCTACGTGACCTCCCACGATCTACAGGAGCCCATAAGGAAGATCCGTGCATTTATAGACTTGGCTCGACAGGATATGGACAATAGGGAGAGCCTTGAGTATTACCTTGAAAAGATAGACAGCAGCGCTGAAAGAATGATCCAGTTGATCAAGGATATACTTGCATTTTCCAGACTTTCCCCTGATCAATCACAATATGCTCAAGTGGATCTAAACCAAGTGGTTAAAGATGTACTGGCTGAATATGAAATGGTTATTTCCGAAAAAAATGCGAAGATCCAAGTAGATACTCTCCCAGAAATCCAAGGTATTTATTTACATCTCCAACAGCTTTTCAGAAATCTGATCAGCAATGCCTTGAAATTCAATAAGGATTGCCCCAAGGTTACAATTTCTTTTCAAGATACAGCTAAATTTTCTTCCAAATTTCCCGACAATGGTTATCTGATTAATGTCTCAGATAACGGGATCGGCTTTGATCAAAAGTATGCAGAGCAGGCATTTCAACCCTTCAAGCGACTGACTTCGGGATTTCCGGGCAGTGGAATAGGGCTGGCACTCTGCAAGAAAATAGTGGTGGACCATGGAGGAAGCATCACCGTTCAAAGCGAACCTGGGAAGGGTACAACTTTTAACATATATTTTCCAAAAATAAAGTGA
- a CDS encoding DUF3820 family protein has product MDQQILIDLVTKKMPYGKYKGRLLCDVPEHYLVWMHGQGFPEGKLGMWLHTLYEIRLNGLEGILAELKKRYG; this is encoded by the coding sequence ATGGACCAACAAATTCTCATCGATCTGGTGACTAAAAAAATGCCTTACGGAAAGTACAAGGGCCGATTACTTTGTGATGTTCCCGAGCATTACCTGGTTTGGATGCATGGACAAGGCTTTCCCGAGGGGAAACTTGGCATGTGGCTGCATACCCTGTATGAGATTCGGCTAAATGGACTAGAGGGGATTTTGGCGGAGCTTAAGAAGCGGTATGGGTGA
- a CDS encoding helix-turn-helix domain-containing protein has product MNKRFDEKRNVFKPYGFSCEMWVPSLMHKPDRHNEIEINYFPEKGITYLFQGRKIEMPANRFTLFWALTPHQIVGFESPKPYYVCTVPFSVFLEWKLAPSFLEKILSGQIIAETNPTYSSIDEFNFKRWFSDFQEEKNPKIALLEIQARVNRMASEFVPDASESISASPIKESNQVEKIAMFIAQNYSESIKVSDIGQAMGLHPDHANSIFKKTFGTTLSEYLTEERISHAQRELLTTDLPITKLAFNCGFQSISRFNAAFLKITGCTPREFRKRN; this is encoded by the coding sequence ATGAACAAACGTTTTGATGAAAAAAGAAATGTTTTCAAACCTTATGGTTTCTCCTGCGAAATGTGGGTCCCGAGCCTGATGCACAAACCTGATCGGCATAATGAAATCGAAATCAATTATTTCCCCGAAAAAGGCATCACTTATTTATTCCAAGGAAGGAAAATCGAGATGCCGGCCAATCGATTCACGCTTTTTTGGGCTTTGACACCTCATCAAATCGTAGGGTTTGAATCTCCGAAGCCCTATTATGTCTGCACAGTGCCCTTTTCTGTTTTTTTGGAATGGAAGTTAGCGCCAAGCTTTCTGGAGAAAATTCTGAGTGGACAAATTATAGCGGAGACGAATCCCACCTATTCCTCCATTGATGAATTTAATTTCAAACGCTGGTTTAGTGATTTTCAGGAAGAGAAAAACCCGAAAATTGCCTTGTTGGAGATTCAGGCTCGGGTAAATAGAATGGCCAGTGAATTTGTGCCTGATGCCTCAGAAAGCATCTCAGCTTCCCCTATCAAAGAAAGTAACCAAGTGGAAAAAATCGCGATGTTTATAGCCCAGAATTATAGCGAGTCCATTAAAGTATCAGACATTGGCCAGGCGATGGGTCTGCATCCTGACCACGCTAATTCCATTTTCAAAAAAACATTTGGAACCACGCTAAGTGAATACCTCACTGAAGAACGAATCTCCCATGCCCAGCGGGAATTATTGACCACGGATCTTCCCATCACCAAATTGGCTTTCAATTGTGGTTTCCAATCCATTAGTAGATTTAATGCGGCATTTCTGAAGATTACCGGATGCACCCCTCGCGAATTCAGAAAGCGAAATTGA
- a CDS encoding nucleoside hydrolase-like domain-containing protein — MKFKSLLTILIGISLVVGLISCDDLNKELVKPRILISSDIGGTDPDDFQSMIHFLMYADQFHVEGLVSSPYGEGSTEDFRDIIDLYEEDYSQLLAHAPELPTPESLRAITKQGEKYDAPFKGYSIPTEGSEWLISCAKRKSDQPLWILVWGGIEDLAQALHDAPEIKENIRVYWIGGPNKKWSINAYSYIAENHPDLWMIEANATYRGWFMDEDSPEDLKGDAFYKNYIAGRGVMGKDFIKYYDGDIKMGDTPSLVYLMDGNPNDPTGESWGGSFEKINRSSRNVFKGGSTVQDTVAAYATIEWRFEGPDLAIAEDSVVFQIEIQNQVWPGYYLGNGIYGVKYSSKKPEKGTYKTTSDIAELDGLEGAYISTFPWPGKPSPDDYQLGANWYSDRVDAPLFIDDQQGAKTISKFRKEFLMDWAERWKWLEQ, encoded by the coding sequence ATGAAATTCAAAAGTCTACTTACAATTTTGATAGGGATATCGCTTGTGGTAGGATTGATAAGTTGTGATGATCTTAATAAAGAGCTGGTTAAACCGAGAATATTAATCAGCTCGGACATAGGCGGAACAGATCCAGATGACTTCCAGTCCATGATTCACTTCTTGATGTACGCAGATCAATTCCATGTCGAAGGGCTGGTTTCTTCGCCATATGGAGAAGGTAGCACGGAGGACTTTCGGGATATAATTGACCTCTATGAAGAAGATTACAGTCAACTGCTGGCCCATGCTCCAGAACTTCCTACCCCCGAATCCCTGAGAGCAATTACCAAACAAGGAGAGAAATATGACGCGCCCTTCAAAGGGTACTCTATCCCTACTGAAGGTTCGGAATGGTTAATTTCCTGTGCAAAGAGAAAAAGTGATCAGCCACTTTGGATATTAGTATGGGGTGGGATAGAGGATCTTGCCCAAGCACTGCATGATGCTCCTGAAATTAAAGAAAATATCAGAGTATATTGGATAGGTGGTCCCAATAAAAAGTGGAGTATCAATGCCTATTCTTACATAGCAGAAAATCATCCGGATCTTTGGATGATCGAAGCAAACGCGACGTATAGAGGCTGGTTTATGGATGAAGATTCTCCAGAAGACTTGAAAGGAGATGCATTTTACAAAAACTACATTGCTGGGCGAGGTGTTATGGGCAAGGATTTTATCAAATATTATGATGGTGACATCAAAATGGGCGACACTCCCTCGCTCGTCTACCTAATGGACGGAAATCCCAATGATCCCACCGGAGAAAGCTGGGGAGGAAGTTTTGAGAAGATCAATCGCAGTTCCAGAAATGTATTCAAAGGAGGAAGCACAGTTCAAGATACCGTGGCGGCTTATGCGACCATCGAGTGGAGATTTGAAGGGCCAGATTTAGCTATTGCCGAGGATTCTGTGGTCTTCCAAATAGAAATTCAAAACCAAGTATGGCCCGGATATTATCTGGGAAATGGAATATATGGGGTGAAGTATTCTTCTAAAAAACCTGAAAAGGGAACCTATAAAACTACCAGTGATATTGCAGAATTGGACGGTTTGGAAGGAGCTTACATTAGCACCTTTCCTTGGCCTGGGAAACCTTCTCCAGATGATTACCAGTTGGGAGCCAATTGGTATAGTGATAGAGTTGATGCGCCACTTTTCATCGATGATCAGCAAGGAGCCAAAACTATCTCAAAATTCAGAAAAGAGTTTTTAATGGACTGGGCTGAGAGATGGAAATGGTTGGAACAGTGA
- a CDS encoding DUF1593 domain-containing protein, producing the protein MKRIILIAVLNTFVFTSLFAQQDVKKTPPKPRIVVLTDVSTWETDDSESLVRLMAHADLFEIEALIFTTGWSLDKTREDFMGLIHAAIDAYEKDLPNLQKRSNQQQFQADESRQTIGYWPSPDYLRSVTMFGSENRGLKFLGEGNESAGSDFIIQLADQKDDRPLWITIWGGGNTLAQAIWDVKQNRSEAELKKFLHKIPTYAITDQDRDQKTPYDISSHYWMRKEFAEDLLFIWDESAWKFQNGTGKRNWEAYAEHIQGHGALGAVYPKYKYGVEGDTPAFLHLMPNGLNDPMVPSQVSWGGYAVFQLTEDKVTSSYSNFNSPAADISRKYLEHFYPATFNNFAARMDWAKEGKGNRNPSVVVNKMQGIELLRVKAKKRQSVMLDASKSSDPEGDELSFKWWIIREAGTYEGEINIPNNDSKLVKIELPSDFSGKTLHVICEVTDNGSPNLTSYRRIIIEGK; encoded by the coding sequence ATGAAAAGAATCATTTTAATAGCAGTTTTGAACACGTTTGTTTTTACATCGCTTTTTGCGCAGCAAGATGTAAAGAAAACTCCTCCGAAACCTAGAATAGTTGTTTTGACCGATGTGTCCACCTGGGAAACGGATGACAGTGAATCCCTCGTTCGCTTGATGGCCCATGCAGATCTCTTTGAGATTGAAGCCCTGATTTTCACCACAGGCTGGAGTTTGGATAAAACCCGCGAGGACTTTATGGGGCTCATTCATGCAGCGATAGATGCCTATGAAAAGGATTTGCCTAACCTTCAAAAACGCTCCAACCAGCAGCAGTTCCAGGCAGATGAGTCCCGGCAGACTATAGGTTATTGGCCAAGTCCCGACTACCTTAGGAGTGTGACCATGTTTGGCAGTGAAAACCGTGGACTGAAATTTCTAGGTGAAGGCAACGAATCGGCAGGGAGTGATTTTATCATCCAACTGGCAGACCAAAAAGACGATAGACCGTTGTGGATTACGATTTGGGGCGGTGGAAATACCCTGGCTCAGGCTATCTGGGATGTGAAGCAAAATCGCTCGGAAGCTGAGCTAAAGAAATTTCTCCACAAAATCCCAACCTATGCCATCACTGATCAGGACCGGGACCAAAAAACTCCATACGATATCAGCTCTCATTACTGGATGAGAAAGGAGTTTGCAGAGGACCTGCTGTTTATCTGGGATGAGTCGGCCTGGAAGTTTCAAAATGGTACAGGCAAGCGAAATTGGGAAGCCTATGCGGAGCATATTCAAGGACATGGGGCATTGGGAGCAGTCTATCCCAAATACAAATACGGGGTGGAAGGAGATACGCCGGCGTTCTTGCATCTGATGCCAAATGGACTGAATGATCCTATGGTTCCTAGTCAGGTAAGTTGGGGAGGATATGCTGTTTTTCAGTTGACAGAAGATAAGGTGACTTCTTCTTATTCCAATTTCAATTCTCCAGCAGCGGACATTTCAAGGAAATACCTGGAGCATTTCTATCCTGCCACATTCAATAATTTCGCTGCCCGTATGGACTGGGCAAAGGAGGGAAAAGGAAATCGAAATCCTTCGGTAGTAGTGAATAAAATGCAGGGCATAGAATTGTTAAGAGTAAAAGCGAAAAAACGCCAGTCTGTGATGCTGGATGCTTCTAAATCCTCCGACCCAGAGGGAGATGAGTTGAGCTTTAAATGGTGGATTATTCGGGAAGCAGGTACCTATGAAGGCGAAATCAATATCCCAAATAATGACTCAAAACTGGTAAAAATTGAGCTTCCAAGCGATTTCTCAGGCAAGACCCTGCATGTGATCTGTGAAGTTACAGATAATGGTTCTCCGAACCTGACCAGTTACCGTAGGATTATAATCGAAGGCAAATAA